A stretch of Oscillospiraceae bacterium DNA encodes these proteins:
- a CDS encoding uroporphyrinogen decarboxylase family protein, translating into MTSRERVFKTLNHEEIDRFPRTLWALPGVGLFKADLLADFYKRFEMDIFNPRINYGKSRYAQGTPGRKGNYIDEFGCFWTAAEEGIVGEVKKPVLEDWDDFDDYRFPTELIDELDLTGFDEQYKNTDKFVLANTYIRPFERMQFMRGTENLFIDLASGEPMLEKLAGKLHDMSMKELDLLTDRAIDAVSFMDDWGTQISLLISPKTWEQIFKPMYKDYSDLAHSKGKKIFFHSDGNIEAIYPHLVEIGIDAINSQLFCMNIENVVDKYGDKVTFWGEIDRQHILPFGTTDEVKKAVNRVASAVIKKNGKRTGAFAQCEWNAFDPYQNILTVFEEWDKQ; encoded by the coding sequence GAACCTTATGGGCTCTTCCCGGAGTGGGGCTTTTTAAAGCGGATCTTCTTGCCGATTTCTACAAACGCTTTGAAATGGATATTTTCAATCCGAGAATCAACTACGGTAAAAGCCGTTATGCCCAGGGCACTCCGGGCCGCAAGGGTAATTACATCGACGAGTTCGGTTGTTTTTGGACTGCCGCCGAAGAGGGCATTGTCGGCGAAGTGAAAAAGCCGGTTTTAGAGGATTGGGACGACTTTGATGATTACCGTTTCCCGACCGAACTGATTGACGAGCTCGACCTAACCGGTTTTGACGAGCAGTATAAAAACACTGACAAGTTCGTTTTGGCAAACACTTATATTCGCCCGTTTGAGCGCATGCAGTTCATGCGCGGCACCGAGAACCTTTTCATCGATTTGGCCTCCGGTGAGCCGATGCTTGAAAAGCTGGCAGGCAAACTGCACGATATGAGCATGAAAGAACTCGATCTGCTGACCGACCGCGCCATCGATGCTGTGTCGTTCATGGATGACTGGGGGACGCAGATATCGCTGCTCATTTCCCCGAAGACCTGGGAGCAGATTTTCAAGCCGATGTATAAGGATTACAGCGATCTCGCGCATTCCAAGGGCAAGAAGATTTTCTTCCACTCCGACGGCAACATTGAGGCCATTTATCCGCATCTGGTCGAAATCGGGATCGATGCGATCAATTCCCAACTGTTTTGCATGAACATAGAAAACGTGGTCGACAAGTATGGCGATAAAGTCACCTTCTGGGGCGAAATCGACCGTCAGCACATCCTGCCGTTCGGCACGACTGACGAGGTTAAAAAAGCCGTCAACCGCGTGGCTTCTGCAGTCATCAAGAAAAACGGCAAACGCACCGGCGCATTCGCCCAGTGCGAATGGAACGCCTTTGACCCGTATCAAAATATTCTGACCGTATTCGAGGAATGGGATAAACAATAG